The sequence AAACCTTAGGAGACGGAACAATAGTCTCTTGATGAAATGGCTATGGAGATACAATGAAGAAGGCCAAGCTTTATGGAAGGAGGTTGTCAAATGCAAATATGGTGAATTAATCCTTGGATGAGTAATGCCAGCAACAAACCCTATGGAGTTGGGGTGTGGAGAACAATCACAAATCTTTGTCCCAATGTTGTAAAAGGCGAGCGCCTCGTCGCCAATGGCGAATAGCGAGGCGAGCATATGTCGCCTCTTCAGTCCATGGCATGGCAAAAATCAAAAGGCGACGCCTTTGCGAGAAAGGCAACGTGGCGAGGCGAGGCGGTGAGAAAGGCGACGCCTTTTAATTGTTTGTTAAAAAATTAAGGTTTTAGGTATACAAGttaattttagggtttatttacaCATTTTAACACTACCAACTTACAAATTGGTGACTACGGCTGCTACCATTCATCTCACAAGTTTGATTCCGGCGACTTCCGAAACTCCGGTAAGcagtgatttctattttttttcttctttcttcttcttcttcttaatccaGCAACTGGATATGCCTTTTGGTGctgttattttatttcttcctctttttatcttctttttcttctattttccggCGGCCGGCATCATCTGTACCAGTGAACTTGGGACAAACTCACATGCACTGTTTCAGTGTTACTGTTATAACCAGTGGTAATATTAATATacttattatgtaatttttttttcttataacttattatgtaatttttttaataacttatgtAGATTGTAGAATTAACATAGCATGATAGTAatattaatacactaattaaattatttgatcaTTAACAGCTTTCAATTTCAATGGCGTCCCAATCTACTAGTAGCAAACAAAAGGACATAGGATGGAATTATGGTACACAAGGACCGACAATAGATGCGGTGATTTGTAATTTTTGTCGACGTACCATAAATGGCGGCATTACTCGATTCAAACAACACTTGATAGGATATTGAATTGTTGAGTCATTTAAGTTCTAGACTTTTAGTATctatatactatatatttttaattcttgacttgaaatattttctaatatattagtgttattaaaattttgatcatttatatattattttaattttttatattaattgtcgCCGTACATTCAAAAGGCGCTCGCCTCGCCGCGTGGCGAGGCGGGGCCTTGTCGCCTTTCGCCGTCCAAAACACTGCAGTTtgtcctaaactagcaggaaaCATGGTTATAAAAGAGGGGAATGGTAGAAAAACAAAGTTCTGGAAAGATGCATGGAACAATTTAACCCAACCCTTTTGGAGGAGGAATATCCTGATTTATTCAACATATGCAACAATCCTAAGGCAATTGTCTATGAGGGTTGGACTGCTCATGCCTGGGATTTATCTTTTAGGAGGCTTTTGAATGATTGGGGATGGAAAAGATGGCCAACCTGTTACATGAACCAGAGAGATTCCCAGGCACTATCTCAGCTGCAGATTCTGGAAACATAGCAAGGATGGACAATTTTCTGTCAAAAGGGATTAAGAAATAGGCAATGTACAACAACAAAACCAACAATTGTTGTGGAATAATGTTTGGGATAATATAGCACCAACTAAAGTAAGATGCTTTACATGGTCGGTAATCAGACGGCTCGCTCGACACAGGAAGTTCTGAAGGAAAAGGGCATATTATTGTTCCCAGATGTCAACTATGCTTCCTATATAAGGAACCAAAGAAGACCAACAACCATCTCTTTTTGCATTATATATTCACTGCACAGTTATGGGCTTTATTTTTTACACTCACAAACACAAAATGGACCATGCCTGAGCACACAGTAGATTTATTGAATTGTTGGATTAGAAGAGGAGGAAGCAAGAGCCAGAAAAGATGGTGGAGAATCATCCCACACTGCATCTGGTGGACTGTATGGAGGGAGCAAAATAGCAGAAGCTTTGAAGATATGTCTAATTCCAAGCACAGAGTCAAATGGAATTGAttgtatctttttatttttggagtaaagaaaaagaaatagaggaTTCAGAGCTTGCAGATTTGTTAGGCTCGCTGTAAGTAATCTCTTTTTAATTTCCCTTCTTTGTTCCTTTTTGAAGGTTGCCAACATATCCTTAATGTTGAGGAATGCAATCTTtactaaaattaagaaaaaaagaaattttttacaACTTTTGAGTGAACTTAAGGTACTTTTTTCAGATCAACCAACTTATTCAATCCTTTTAGTTGTGATTGATAGGTGAATCATGGGTCTTTCTCCCCATTAATGAAGATACCAAATGCAGTAATCATTAAAGAAACTCTGTTCAACGATGATGGCAAGGAATTCTTGAGGTAAATCGCAAAGTCCGCCTACCGCACTTCTAATTTCTGCTTAATCTGGAATTTATTACTTTATATTCACGAATACAATCACCAAAAATTCTACCATTCTTCAGTCAAAGACAACACAGACCATAGGATAGTGTTGTAGTTTTCAGCCTAGATAGTTTTTTAGAAGGTTAATCCACACCAGGTGAATGCTTAGATAGTTTACCAATTTATTTAAACCATAGTTTAACATAACATCTTCTCAAAAAAATATAGCATCTTCTTAAGAAGAtcaaaatgttagaatatattctTCGACTgaaaatcacaatataattgcACAAAAGGATAGTATATACCTCATTGAAATATCGTATAAGAAGATTCTTAGTAACTCTTCCAATGCCAGATCCACAATCTGCACCAATTGAAGCAAACTGTCCACGAATTATAACCCAATAAACTTGAAAATACGGAATACAGTTGTTATCAATTTTGCAATTTGAAGCAAACAAAGAGTTCCCACAGGTACTAAAATCAGCATTTAGGAGGTTTTCTTTTGTAAGTCATCAGTAATGCTCAAGTTCTTTTTGAAGTGCATACTATGGTGTAGATAGACTGCACAAGTTAGTTTAAGAGTTTGCTTTAGAAAACATTGATAGCAGGGTAAAATTTGTCTAATATTcccctccatttcaatttataTGGCAGTTTTGATTGGGCACGGAGTTTAAGGAATAAGAGACACTTTTAGCACCTAGCAAAAGTACCCTTAGAACTTGAGATCTTAAATATGTCATGACATTTCTATAGTTACAAAAGCATATCATTATGGCTAAAAGGAGAAATTTGAAGCTAGAGAGTTTCCAAATACTGAGAGatattattctttttgaaatagaatAAAACAGAAAGATTTTCACACAAAATAAAACAGAGGATGTAAGAAATTTGTCAAAACAGTTTTAACTCGGAGACTACTTCACTTAGCCTTTAGCAATGGTGTAGAGATGGCAATAGTAAAAAGAGAAGTCTGAAGTTAAagatatctcttttttttttttttgaaaaaaggtaACAAGTTTGAAGCTAAAGATCTTTCAAATTTAGAAAGGTGTTATTCTTTCCTAAAGACTAAAGGGAAAATTTTCACGTAAAATGAAACAGAGGGCATAACAAGTTTGTTGAAACAACTCAACTCAAAGAGACAACTTCATCTCTGCCGTTCAGTAATGGTGTAGATATAGCAACGGCATAGAGTTCTAGTCGTGGGTGCTTTAGGGTGGAGAAGATTTCttccatgaaaaaaaaaattgaggtaaatatatttaactaacgaCATTATTTTTTGAGTCAATATAAGAAGCATAACGTTGAGGTGATATTAGATGGGAGCgtggttcttttttcttttcattttttgaaaagGTAAGGCTTAATAAAAATGTACCAAGATGctactaaaaagataaaaaagactTGCAAGGGAAGGCCATGACATCAGCTACACCCAACTTTCTAGTAAATCGAGGTAGGGTATTGCTCCTAGAGAATGGAATGGTAGATGGAGATGTTACATATAGAATCAAAATCGGATGTCATggggtctcaggttcaattccaacaatgacaaacactaggtgatttcttcccatttgtTCTAGCCTTAGAGGgcagagttacctggtacctggtacctgttgctggtggcAGGTGgcaggtggcaggtatcccgtggaattagtcgaggtgcgcacaAACTGGTCAGGACACCAAGGTtatccaacaaaaaaaaaaaagagaatcaaAATTGAATGGTGGAAAAGAAGAAATGCTACTAGAGTGTTGTATGATACGACGATGTCTACTAAAGTTAAAGGCAAAGTTTACGGAACGATTATAGGACCAACAATTTTATATGGGAATAAATATTGGGTTCTAAGTCCATCACATCCATAACATGAGTGTCGCATACATATGATACTTAGATAGATGCACGACCTTCCAAGTTTAGAccaaattaaaaatgaatatatatgcCAAAAGGTACAAGTAGCACAAATTGAGGATAAAATGAAAGAAGTCTACTTAAGATGGCTTGGTTATGTTTTGTGTCGGCCTTTGGATTAACCAGCCCGTAGAGTGAAGATGTAAAAAGAGAGAAGATGTAAAAAGAAAACAGAGTAAACCGAAAATCACACAAAAGGAAGTTATATCGAAAGATGTACAATCTTGGAATCGGTGCAAACTTAGCAAAAGATAACGCACAATGGGAAAAAATTGTATAGAACTATAGGCAATCCCAATCTATCGACAATTCTATTTTATGACCGAGAAATCTGTCAGGGACCAACCTTTAAGTTCAACCGCAACCTTTGGAATTTGGGATAATGGGCCCTCCCCTCTGCCCTTCTTAACTTAGATACCAGAATTCATTTGCATAGCGCAGGACCTCAACCTTTGGTTTCTAGGAATCTTTTATCCCTAATAGAAATTCTTATGCCAGTAGAAAACATAgagtttctagtttttttttgttttttcttttttggcataTTGTTGGTCTGAGATAAATTTAAGTGGAGAACATGGACAATGAGGATTCATAAAGCCCAACCCACTTGTTTGGAATAGAAACacagtattttatttatttatttttagaaactggtatttgtgtatatatttcaTAAGAGCATAACAGAACTTAGGGAGCACTGAAATCGTATCTACAAAGAACTTCCAAAATACATGATACTATGTATATAATGAGTCTATACATCAATAATAGAAACAGGATTATAAGAATACACctgattacaccaaaaacacaaaatcaagatACAATTCAACTTCATCTGCTGCATACTACTCTTTATATTCTCAAAACATCAAGAATTTCTCTCCTTCCAGAAGGTACACCAAATGCAAGCCGTACAATTCTCCACCTGCTTTGGTTTTTTGCCAACAACCTCACTTCTTCCCCACTTTGTAGGCCTTTATGATCTTCCAAGGCATAGAGCATGAGATGCCTTTGAGACTCAAAAATAGAATTGATAATTTTCCTGTAATCCTAGATTAACTGTCTCTGCTTTTTCACCACAAAAGAAACATCTAGCACATAATGTTATCCCTCTCCTTATTAGATTATGTTGTGTAAGAACAAGCTCCCTAGCTAGCTACCATACAAAGCAGGCAACTCTGTATGTAAGAAACGTCTTAGTTTATTATTGTTGAAATTAGTTTCTGAATCACTTTTCAATGTTTTAGATTTAAGAGTACCTGATTTCTGGTCATGGTACAAGGTGTATGATGGGGATGAGAACAATGTCTTAATGATATTTCTAGATATTAAATGATGACAACAATGTCAAAATGTTGACTGAAACAGGTAAAATCGAATAGAAATTGGAATATTTATAGTGGAAAGTAACTTAAAGTAAAGGAATTCATTTGCTCCATTTTGGTAGTGGATATCTTTCCtcaagaaaacatttttcatatttcaatatAACTAaccattgaaaaacatttttttataaaCATGAAATCCCGGTGAATAATGGGCTCGACCCTTTACCCCTCTCCACTCAAATACTATGTTTTAATTTGTGGCAAGGTGTTATGACCTTGAAAGTCAACTACAAAGAAGCTGAGAAATAAAGGAAGAGAGCCAATGAATTGATAACGCGTGGAGGGTGTAGATTCATTTAGCATTTAATGAGCTTGGACGGTTGAAATTAAGCCTGATAGCTCACTGGATATATCTCCTAAAAGATCATAGCTACAGCATAACGAACTTGTGGTATTTTCACGCTTCTTCCTCGTATTCCTTCTCCCTCGTTGCTTCTTTACCTCTCTCACTCTAAATCTAATTCTCAACTCCTTTCTGCAGATTTAAGGATAACAATGGAGTCCCACATATCGTAGTTATCTTAGTTTAGTTCAGCATTTCAATTCCTTGTACTCAATATCCATATTACCGTTTTTGAATATAAATTAGAAAATTGCCCCAAAAATCCACTGTTTCATTTAAGTTCTGGTCGTAAATTGATCGATTTGAGGTCAGGTCTTGACACAAGGTTTGAGTCCGAAGCGTGCACCTAATATTGTGTAAACACAGAAAAACACTCCATGAGGAAAACATTTTACTAGGAAACATTTTCTTTTATGCCAAACACACTAGAAGTCCAGATTATTTGGGGAGCTTTTGCTAACAAATACATGTATGATACGATGAAATTGTGAGCTCCCGTTACGTTTCCATGAGAGATAAAAGAGATGGAAGGAGTACCGAGAGCTACAAGACGGCGGCCTCTTCCAGCATCAGGGAACCTTTCGGCCAAAATGGCGTTGAGAAAATCCTCACTTGCCTTTATATCGGCcgcattcacatgcccatatccACCCAGCACTCCATCCATTGTGGCTTCCACGCCCTTCACATACCAACAAAGAATTAAAAGGCATGTAACAACGAGGGAGTACACTCTGATGGAAATAAAAGGGCCTTACTTGCCAGTACTTGATGCCTTTATTGTACCACTGGGACTTCTTCTGGGAATCACCATCCCCTACTTCTTCTCTCCACATCTCTTCCGCGTTTTTAAACTTACGGCCGTCGGAGTCTAATCCGCCCATTTCCATTTGGGTCTGTCGTCGACCGGGAAACGCTCTCCTTGTTGCTGATTTCAGCGCTACAAACTTAAAGCCAATATTACAAAAGCAAGAAAAAACAAGGGCTTTTGCTGTCCCTATGTAGAAAAGGTACATCatgatattctaattattttacttaatctaaattttaataattataatttataatatttttttcaattaattcataatttctcttttttatttttttctttaattttctccttttccctattttttagttttttcttttccattttttttcttcctttttttttcattttttttctttggttaaaGCAATCACAGACCCTCAAATTTATcccgaaaattcacttaaacATCTCAACTAAGGTCTATATCTATCGGGCCCCTAACCCACCTGAATTTTGATCAATCATGCCTTTTATTGTCAATCAGCTAAAAGCCAAAGTGTGTGTTGCAGACATGCGCTGACATGGCAAAAACGATGAATTAAAAGGTGACACTGGCATTGAGAtccaaattattataaaataactataaaattattttaaaaaataaaaataaaaaactaattattaaaaagaaattataaaatttataaaaataaaaataaaaaatggcattgaggatccaaattattaaaaaataattataaaattatttaaaaaataaaataaaaaattaattattaaaaataaattataaaattttttaaaaaatgagaataaaaatggcattgaggatccaaattattaaaaaataattataaaattatttaaaaaataaaaata comes from Capsicum annuum cultivar UCD-10X-F1 chromosome 2, UCD10Xv1.1, whole genome shotgun sequence and encodes:
- the LOC107857634 gene encoding alpha N-terminal protein methyltransferase 1 isoform X2; this encodes MMYLFYIGTAKALVFSCFCNIGFKFVALKSATRRAFPGRRQTQMEMGGLDSDGRKFKNAEEMWREEVGDGDSQKKSQWYNKGIKYWQGVEATMDGVLGGYGHVNAADIKASEDFLNAILAERFPDAGRGRRLVALDCGSGIGRVTKNLLIRYFNEVDLLEPVLHFLESARVNLAPENLMVSELHKAANFYCVPLQVGLKPGGLFILKENIARTGFVLDNEDKSLTRSDSYFKELFNQCGLYIYKMKDQKEFPDELFAVKIYALTTEMPRQGNRPRSKRTTNRPAIIR